A single genomic interval of Halorubrum aethiopicum harbors:
- a CDS encoding DUF7523 family protein, producing the protein MSLAADTREAVRDHPFLLDALRAGVLNHSAAAAWLLESTDLDGDADAVATALRRFREDLPAYATARREASVTMRSGVGVVSDDESGGAGDSRTGDPLLRVGGAAVVPEGSHTALLATGEVDAAALAAALGRLDAAGVAVAAAGVAVAENGEVAGDADGSLVAVVDRRDGATALRVVEDVLAAVPGDDDE; encoded by the coding sequence ATGTCGCTGGCAGCCGACACCCGCGAGGCGGTGCGGGATCACCCCTTCCTGCTCGACGCGCTCCGCGCGGGGGTCCTGAACCACAGCGCGGCCGCCGCGTGGCTTCTCGAGTCGACCGACCTCGACGGCGACGCGGACGCGGTCGCGACCGCGCTCCGCCGGTTCCGCGAGGACCTCCCGGCGTACGCGACCGCCCGGCGCGAGGCGAGCGTCACGATGCGGAGCGGCGTCGGCGTCGTGAGCGACGACGAGTCCGGAGGAGCCGGTGACTCGAGGACCGGCGATCCCCTCCTCCGGGTCGGCGGCGCGGCGGTCGTCCCCGAGGGCTCACACACCGCGCTGCTCGCGACCGGCGAGGTCGACGCCGCCGCGTTGGCCGCCGCGCTCGGCCGGCTCGACGCGGCGGGCGTGGCGGTCGCGGCCGCGGGCGTCGCGGTCGCGGAGAACGGCGAGGTCGCGGGGGACGCCGACGGCTCGCTCGTCGCGGTCGTGGACCGGCGCGACGGCGCGACCGCGCTCCGGGTCGTCGAGGACGTGTTGGCCGCGGTCCCGGGCGACGACGACGAGTGA